From one Trifolium pratense cultivar HEN17-A07 linkage group LG1, ARS_RC_1.1, whole genome shotgun sequence genomic stretch:
- the LOC123883754 gene encoding nudix hydrolase 17, mitochondrial-like: MVCLVSRSGRQMQRYNSTGGRQVVGCIPYRYKTDIDGNMSNELEVLVVSSQKGQALMFPKGGWELDESLEEAACRESLEEAGVIGIVEHELGEWSFISKRYGTYYEGHMFPLLVKEQLDIWAEKNLRTRIWMNVVEAREVCQHWWMKEALDILIDRLTPQQKNNI, encoded by the exons ATGGTTTGTTTGGTATCTCGTTCTGGAAGGCAGATGCAAAGATACAATAGTACCGGTGGCCGTCAAGTTGTCGG GTGTATCCCTTACAGATATAAAACAGATATTGATGGCAATATGAGTAATGAATTGGAGGTACTTGTTGTTAGTTCACAAAAGGGTCAAGCATTGATGTTTCCCAAG GGTGGATGGGAACTTGATGAATCTTTAGAAGAAGCAGCTTGTAGAGAATCCCTTGAAGAAGCAGGAGTTATAGGAATTGTTGAG CATGAATTGGGTGAATGGAGTTTCATTAGCAAAAGATATGGTACATACTATGAAGGTCACATGTTTCCCTTACTTGTCAAGGAACAACTTGATATTTGGGCTGAGAAAAATCTACGTACAAGAATATGG ATGAATGTTGTTGAAGCTAGAGAAGTTTGCCAACATTGGTGGATGAAAGAAGCATTAGATATACTTATTGATAGGCTAACTCCACagcaaaaaaataacatttag